The Carassius auratus strain Wakin chromosome 34, ASM336829v1, whole genome shotgun sequence genomic sequence GGTTTCTCTCGTGTGCAAACACATGTCATGATTCGCTCAGGTGTGTCCCCTCACCTCTTGACTCGGATGATCTGGTCTCTCATGGGCTTGATGTCCTGGAAGCTCTGCTGGTTCACCAGACTGTAGACCAGGATGAAGCCCTGCCCGTTTTTGATGTACAGGTCCCGCATGGACGCGAACTGCTCCGTGCCCGCCGTGTCCAGGATCTCCAGCACCGACGGCGACGAGTCCACCTCGATCTCCTTACGGTAGAAATCCTCGATGGTCGGGTCGTACTTCTCAATAAACGTCCCGGTGACGAACTGCACGGTGAGGGCGGATTTCCCAACCCCGCCGCTCCCGAGGACCACCACTTTATACTCACGCATCTCTCCGGTCTGAACGGCTCACAGAATCAAAATAAACTCACACGGCACTCGACATGACAATGGCATTCATTTTAAGGGCGTTTAAACGGGTCTGTCCACGGACATAAACACGCCTCGCTTCCCGTAGCTGCAGCGCTTCATGATCACGGAGCACCGGCGGCCCGCGCGCGCATATAACTCACACCGGGGAACGACTGGATAGATGCAACCGTCAATAACTTGTGCTTTTTATCTGCTCAGCTCACCATCCTATAGAAGTAAACGAAGACTGCATGGAGAAACCCAACGGACTGCCTCTGGCATCGGTGCGTTAAAATCTGATTACGTGAAGCGATCGGGGCGCATGCTAGTGTTTTCCGTCTCCTTCTGCTCTCTCCGGTCTTCATTTATACACTAGCACACCGCCATGCTCACGGGTGGGGATCCTCCACTGCGCTGCTCCACTGTTGTGAAGTCCGAATCATTTCGGCGAACCGGTTGATTCAAGCAGTTCGTTCGAACGAATCAGTTCAAGAATGATTCACTCATTATTTTACGTCATGACGTAATTATGTCATCTTCTGCTAGTTTCTTGAAACAGTAtggcctttctttctttctttctttctttctgatagTTTTATTTATGAGGTTATGTTTGATGGTTCTGTTTCTACTATGGAAGTTGTTTAAGCcacagaataaataattaaaaagttaatttaagttaatttattttatttttttacccagaattgtgagatataaactctaaaTTGTAAGCTGTATACTCAGAATTCTGACTCTTGAAACAAAATACAACTGCAAGCTtatttcttaattcaacaaaaagtcagaattgagagaaaaaagctagaattgtgaaataaatacaaaaatgtgtcaGAAACATTGCTTTTGCTCAACATGCTTATTGATTGTTCTTAATTTATCTGGTTTAACTATGTTTTCTAAAACATtgtatttattctaatttatCTTATTCATTAAGCTTATGattgtcatttttgtgtttttcctcTTGTTTGTTACATGTGAAATTTTCTGTAGGTTATCCTTATTTTGTCCATTTCTGTTTCTTATAGTATTATCAAGTCAAGTTCAAGTTAAGCTTTATTGTCATAAGATACATGTACACTGGAGAAAATATCATGCCTCACAGGACCATatggtgctacataaatacagatatacaacaattaagtaaaacagtatatatatatatatatatatataattctgggTTAGTAACACTAGAGGAGAGAGTGTTACAGGTGGTTTGTACAGGCACACTCACCTGTGTGTAACACACTTc encodes the following:
- the LOC113053442 gene encoding ras-related protein Rap-2a; the protein is MREYKVVVLGSGGVGKSALTVQFVTGTFIEKYDPTIEDFYRKEIEVDSSPSVLEILDTAGTEQFASMRDLYIKNGQGFILVYSLVNQQSFQDIKPMRDQIIRVKRYEKVPVILVGNKVDLEGEREVSVREGQALAEEWGCPFIETSAKSKTMVDELFAEIVRQMDYAAQPDKDDPCCSSCNIQ